A portion of the Streptomyces platensis genome contains these proteins:
- a CDS encoding DUF6344 domain-containing protein, with amino-acid sequence MAATKVMKFWAVCLAVLGKLLASLGVSAAASAARRDAALYERTLGKGNAGAETPGGDASEAERAAVPEHHPERRTHAVPAPRTVPLYGQATAARRGFARPELPPTIKQRIRAEAHGTSPGMRSRLASGTESLTDADHTDPAGTAPDADRADAHAHSAVIPAARNRAHTARFV; translated from the coding sequence ATGGCTGCGACCAAGGTCATGAAGTTCTGGGCGGTATGCCTTGCCGTGCTCGGCAAGCTGCTGGCATCACTGGGAGTCTCCGCGGCGGCGTCGGCCGCGCGCCGGGACGCCGCACTGTACGAGCGGACCCTGGGCAAGGGGAACGCGGGCGCCGAGACCCCGGGCGGTGATGCCTCGGAGGCGGAGCGCGCCGCAGTACCGGAGCATCATCCGGAACGGCGGACTCATGCCGTGCCCGCCCCGCGCACCGTACCGCTGTACGGCCAAGCCACCGCAGCACGAAGAGGGTTCGCCCGTCCGGAGCTGCCGCCGACGATCAAGCAGCGCATCAGGGCCGAAGCGCATGGCACCTCGCCGGGGATGCGCAGCCGTCTCGCCTCCGGTACCGAGTCGCTGACCGACGCCGATCACACCGACCCGGCCGGGACCGCGCCGGACGCCGACCGTGCCGACGCGCACGCGCACTCCGCGGTCATTCCGGCGGCCCGCAACCGTGCGCACACCGCCCGCTTCGTCTGA
- a CDS encoding cobalamin biosynthesis protein CobG → MLAAMPPSPSTRPHGSEPPIRDRGDACPGALRLHSAADGHLARVRLPAGDLTARQAEALAGAADRLGDGHLSLTSRGNAELRGLPDDCGSRLAALLRDAGLLPSERHERLRNILASPLAGLDRHTPPDVRLWARELDRLLCTSESATALSGRFLFVLDDGRGDVAALGGDVSLVAEPTGTGAPADHGDRSGPGHPARPGGSALLRVGDDPAALRIAGPDAPRAALTAAEAFLSTAEASGTGAWRVRELPAGHALTARGVAERLRGAGVGFEFVAGATDVVVAADVADAAQVAGAEARASDEPVAPGSPPYSASALATSALAAASAPYATTTPYPTPVPYADSSAPGIIEGRDGVRALSVLAPLGRLSVAQWRLLAAVAEADGDGVLRLTPWRGIVVPGLSAEVAAARLRELAGAGLITDPDSPWHRIGACTGRPGCAKSRTDVRADATAAVTAGTSVPVSMSVSGTDTDTGPGFGAGTDPVRLPGEPRPGPKPGPNPGPEPEPGPGPGPGPRPASGPGPGPDNPTPRHHLPVYWSGCERRCGHPHGAWVDVLATADGYRVSVVRPKNPPAPAAPPTAPGPTS, encoded by the coding sequence ATGCTCGCGGCCATGCCGCCCTCCCCCTCGACACGGCCCCACGGGTCCGAACCGCCCATACGGGACCGCGGTGACGCCTGCCCGGGAGCGCTGCGGCTGCACTCCGCCGCCGACGGACATCTCGCCCGAGTGCGACTGCCCGCCGGAGACTTGACGGCACGTCAGGCCGAGGCGCTGGCCGGCGCCGCGGACCGGCTCGGGGACGGCCATCTCTCCCTCACCTCCCGCGGCAACGCGGAACTCCGCGGCCTCCCGGACGACTGCGGCAGCCGGCTCGCCGCCCTGCTGCGCGACGCCGGCCTGCTGCCCTCCGAACGCCACGAACGCCTCCGCAACATCCTCGCCTCCCCTCTGGCCGGACTGGACCGGCACACCCCTCCTGACGTGCGGTTGTGGGCCCGTGAGCTGGACAGACTGCTCTGCACGAGCGAGTCCGCGACCGCGCTGTCCGGCCGTTTCCTCTTCGTCCTGGACGACGGCCGCGGCGATGTGGCGGCGCTCGGCGGCGATGTGAGCTTGGTCGCAGAACCGACCGGGACCGGGGCACCGGCTGACCACGGTGACCGGTCCGGGCCCGGACACCCGGCCCGCCCCGGAGGCAGTGCCCTGCTGCGGGTCGGCGACGACCCGGCGGCCCTGCGCATCGCCGGCCCGGACGCCCCACGCGCCGCCCTCACCGCCGCCGAGGCATTCCTTTCTACCGCTGAGGCGAGCGGCACCGGCGCCTGGCGGGTCCGTGAACTCCCGGCCGGCCATGCCCTGACGGCCCGGGGCGTCGCGGAGCGGCTGCGGGGGGCGGGGGTTGGGTTTGAGTTTGTGGCCGGGGCGACGGATGTGGTCGTGGCGGCGGACGTGGCTGATGCTGCGCAGGTGGCTGGGGCCGAGGCGCGCGCGTCTGACGAACCGGTCGCACCTGGCTCCCCGCCGTACTCCGCCTCCGCGTTGGCCACCTCCGCGTTGGCCGCCGCCTCCGCGCCGTACGCGACCACCACGCCGTACCCCACCCCCGTCCCGTACGCCGACTCCTCCGCCCCCGGCATCATCGAGGGGCGCGACGGCGTCCGGGCGCTCTCTGTCCTCGCGCCGCTGGGGCGGCTGTCCGTCGCTCAGTGGCGGCTGCTGGCCGCCGTTGCCGAGGCGGACGGGGACGGCGTTCTCCGGCTCACTCCCTGGCGCGGCATCGTTGTCCCGGGGTTGTCCGCCGAGGTGGCGGCCGCCCGTCTGCGTGAACTGGCCGGCGCCGGGCTGATCACCGACCCGGACTCCCCCTGGCACCGCATCGGGGCCTGCACCGGCCGTCCCGGCTGCGCCAAGTCCCGTACCGACGTACGGGCCGACGCGACGGCCGCGGTCACGGCGGGCACCTCCGTCCCCGTATCCATGTCCGTATCCGGCACCGACACCGACACCGGCCCCGGATTCGGCGCCGGCACCGATCCCGTCCGCCTCCCCGGCGAACCGAGGCCGGGACCGAAACCGGGGCCGAATCCGGGACCGGAACCTGAACCAGGACCAGGACCAGGACCAGGACCACGACCGGCGTCGGGACCGGGACCGGGACCGGACAACCCGACCCCCCGTCACCACCTCCCCGTCTACTGGTCCGGATGTGAGCGTCGCTGTGGGCACCCGCACGGTGCCTGGGTCGATGTGCTGGCGACGGCGGACGGCTACCGGGTGTCGGTCGTCCGGCCGAAGAACCCACCCGCCCCGGCGGCACCCCCCACGGCCCCCGGCCCCACCTCATGA
- a CDS encoding TerD family protein, translated as MGVSLGKGGNVSLSKEAPGLTAVTVGLGWDVRTTTGADYDLDASALLCTEAGKVASDAHFVFYNNLTSPDGSVRHTGDNLTGEGEGDDESIDVTLSGVPAEIAKIVFPVSIHEAETRGQSFGQVRNAFIRVVNQADGVELARYDLSEDASAETAMVFGELYRHGEEWKFRAVGQGYASGLAGIATDFGVNV; from the coding sequence ATGGGAGTCTCGCTGGGCAAGGGCGGCAACGTCTCCTTGTCGAAGGAAGCACCCGGACTGACCGCGGTCACGGTCGGCCTCGGCTGGGACGTCCGCACGACCACGGGCGCGGACTACGACCTGGACGCCAGTGCGCTGCTGTGCACCGAGGCGGGCAAGGTCGCTTCGGACGCGCACTTCGTCTTCTACAACAACCTCACCAGCCCGGACGGCTCGGTGCGGCACACCGGCGACAACCTGACCGGCGAGGGCGAGGGGGACGATGAATCCATCGACGTCACGCTGTCGGGAGTGCCCGCCGAGATCGCGAAGATCGTCTTTCCGGTCTCCATTCACGAGGCGGAGACCCGGGGGCAGAGTTTCGGCCAGGTCCGCAATGCGTTCATCCGCGTGGTCAACCAGGCGGACGGGGTGGAGCTGGCCCGCTACGACCTGAGCGAGGATGCCTCGGCCGAGACGGCGATGGTCTTCGGCGAGCTCTACCGGCACGGCGAGGAGTGGAAGTTCCGCGCGGTGGGCCAGGGCTATGCGTCGGGCCTGGCGGGCATCGCGACGGACTTCGGCGTCAACGTCTGA
- a CDS encoding DUF1876 domain-containing protein has protein sequence MTATKTWNAEISITETDSEVRAEARLRGKEGGQMVGQGAARCNPADENVPAIGDELAVARAMSDLSHQLLQRAAHDIEVHTARPVERLRA, from the coding sequence GTGACTGCCACGAAGACATGGAACGCCGAGATCAGCATCACCGAGACCGACAGCGAGGTCAGAGCCGAGGCCAGGCTGCGTGGCAAGGAAGGCGGGCAGATGGTCGGCCAGGGAGCGGCTCGCTGCAATCCCGCCGATGAGAACGTCCCGGCCATCGGCGACGAGCTGGCGGTGGCACGGGCGATGTCGGACCTCAGCCATCAGCTGCTCCAGCGGGCCGCGCACGACATCGAAGTGCACACGGCCCGGCCGGTGGAACGGCTGCGCGCCTGA
- a CDS encoding LCP family protein produces MTRRGRILAWTGGVLGILVLATAGVGAWVYQELDGNIRGVDIDVDGDRPANLSPGSKNVLVVGSDSRAGANAKYGKDLTTMQSDTLMVLHIAANRKWATAVSFPRDSWVQIPACTRGNGSKSSPHHFKINEAFSIGGDSGDIRKAAACTIKTVEKNTGLRIDHFTSVDFQGFKGMVNALGGIEVCPEHAIHDKKAHLDMEAGCQNVRDEKALGYVRTRYSVGDGSDLGRIGRQQEFMKALGAKAQSKLTSPGELYDFLKAATESITTDKDLDGIKPLYDLASTVQDIPSDRLTFLTVPNYYREADVPTDKANVVWQYPQAGGLFSDLAHDREIGAAGKKKLAEAAKNPVTARSVQVRVLNGTGTPGRAAAAAEQLRKFGFTVIGTGNAPATDKTTLTYPAALKDRSAVVTGRLPGIKAKESADAAPGAVTLTIGPDFAVDGR; encoded by the coding sequence ATCACCCGGCGGGGCCGCATCCTCGCCTGGACGGGCGGTGTGCTCGGCATCCTGGTGCTCGCCACGGCCGGCGTCGGGGCGTGGGTCTACCAGGAACTGGACGGCAACATCCGCGGCGTGGACATCGACGTGGACGGCGACCGGCCGGCCAACCTCAGCCCCGGCTCCAAGAACGTCCTGGTGGTCGGCTCCGACAGCCGCGCGGGCGCCAACGCCAAGTACGGCAAGGACCTGACCACCATGCAGTCGGACACGCTGATGGTGCTGCACATCGCCGCCAACCGTAAGTGGGCCACCGCGGTCTCCTTCCCCCGGGACTCATGGGTGCAGATCCCCGCCTGCACGCGCGGCAACGGCTCGAAGTCGTCCCCCCACCACTTCAAGATCAACGAGGCGTTCTCGATCGGCGGTGACTCCGGCGATATCCGCAAGGCCGCGGCCTGCACCATCAAGACCGTCGAGAAGAACACCGGACTGCGGATCGACCACTTCACCTCGGTCGACTTCCAGGGCTTCAAGGGGATGGTCAACGCCCTCGGCGGCATCGAGGTCTGCCCCGAGCACGCCATCCACGACAAGAAGGCCCACCTCGACATGGAGGCGGGCTGCCAGAACGTCCGGGACGAGAAGGCGCTCGGCTACGTCCGCACCCGCTACAGCGTCGGTGACGGCTCCGACCTCGGCCGTATCGGCCGCCAGCAGGAATTCATGAAGGCGCTCGGCGCCAAGGCGCAGTCCAAGCTCACCAGCCCCGGCGAGCTCTACGACTTCCTCAAGGCGGCCACCGAGTCCATCACCACCGACAAGGACCTGGACGGCATCAAGCCCCTGTACGACCTGGCCTCGACGGTCCAGGACATCCCCAGCGACCGCCTCACCTTCCTGACCGTCCCCAACTACTACCGCGAGGCGGACGTCCCCACCGACAAGGCCAATGTCGTCTGGCAATACCCGCAGGCCGGCGGGCTGTTCAGCGATCTCGCGCACGACCGGGAGATCGGCGCCGCCGGGAAGAAGAAGCTCGCCGAGGCCGCAAAGAATCCGGTGACCGCCCGTTCCGTGCAGGTCCGGGTGCTCAACGGCACCGGCACTCCCGGCCGGGCGGCGGCCGCTGCCGAGCAGCTGCGCAAGTTCGGCTTCACGGTCATCGGCACCGGCAACGCCCCGGCGACGGACAAGACCACGCTCACCTACCCGGCCGCCCTCAAGGACCGGAGCGCGGTGGTCACCGGTCGCCTCCCCGGTATCAAGGCGAAGGAGTCGGCCGACGCGGCTCCGGGCGCGGTGACGCTGACGATCGGGCCGGACTTCGCGGTGGACGGCCGCTAG
- a CDS encoding acyl-CoA desaturase, which translates to MTSTARSVPSAQDYDGTSPFPDDGTESPPSSGRRMYVTVTGIIVVAPFVGLAVGIPLLWGSVVRLTDLVLLAVFYVVSGLGVTIGFHRGLTHGSYTAAPALRIALALAGSLSFQGDVIDWVATHRRHHAYTDRPGDPHSPYRYGTSLRGQLRGLVHSHIGWLFGDDPTSHRRFAPDLLADRGIRAVDRAFPVLCLLTLGLPFALGWALGGSWVTALTALLWAGFIRIALLHHVTWSVNSLCHVIGERPFRTRRHDRATNLWPLALLSFGESWHNLHHADPTCARHGVDRGQVDVSAAVIRFFERLGWVWDVRWPDPERVAARRLRSTA; encoded by the coding sequence GTGACGTCCACCGCCCGCTCCGTCCCGTCGGCGCAGGACTACGACGGGACCTCCCCGTTCCCTGACGACGGCACCGAGTCCCCGCCGAGCAGCGGCCGGCGGATGTACGTCACCGTGACCGGCATCATCGTCGTCGCCCCGTTCGTCGGCCTGGCCGTCGGGATCCCCCTCCTCTGGGGCAGCGTCGTCCGACTCACCGACCTCGTCCTCCTGGCCGTCTTCTACGTCGTCAGCGGTCTGGGCGTCACCATCGGCTTCCACCGCGGCCTCACCCACGGCAGCTATACGGCCGCACCCGCGCTGCGCATCGCGCTCGCCCTCGCCGGCTCGCTCAGCTTCCAGGGCGATGTCATCGACTGGGTCGCCACCCACCGCCGCCATCACGCCTACACCGACCGCCCCGGCGATCCGCACTCCCCCTACCGCTACGGCACCAGCCTGCGCGGTCAGCTGCGCGGACTGGTCCACTCGCACATCGGCTGGCTGTTCGGCGACGACCCCACCTCGCACCGCCGCTTCGCGCCCGATCTGCTCGCCGACCGCGGCATCCGCGCGGTGGACCGGGCGTTCCCCGTGCTGTGTCTGCTCACGCTCGGCCTGCCGTTCGCGCTGGGCTGGGCGCTCGGCGGCTCGTGGGTCACCGCGCTGACCGCCCTGCTGTGGGCCGGGTTCATCCGGATCGCGCTGCTGCACCATGTCACCTGGAGCGTCAATTCGCTCTGCCATGTCATCGGCGAGCGGCCCTTCCGCACCCGGCGCCATGACCGGGCGACCAATCTGTGGCCGCTTGCCCTGCTGTCGTTCGGCGAGAGCTGGCACAACCTGCACCACGCCGACCCGACCTGCGCCCGGCACGGCGTCGACCGCGGCCAGGTCGATGTATCCGCCGCCGTCATCCGGTTCTTCGAGCGTCTCGGCTGGGTCTGGGACGTGCGCTGGCCCGATCCTGAACGGGTGGCGGCCCGCCGCCTCAGGAGCACCGCATGA
- a CDS encoding DUF5994 family protein: protein MTTPGDPPHPAQTEHHAPPPVARLTIAPHTDTARRLDGLWWPHSTDLLAELPELLAALPFDWPRITHATVNGTGWPALPSHTLVAGHVVRLRRTTGRQGPDTICLVSSGHGRWDLLIIPPTTPEPEAVRMMAEMARTGEPTPA, encoded by the coding sequence ATGACCACCCCCGGGGACCCTCCCCACCCCGCTCAGACCGAGCATCACGCGCCACCGCCCGTCGCCCGCCTGACCATCGCCCCCCACACCGATACGGCCCGGCGCCTGGACGGTCTCTGGTGGCCGCACTCGACGGATCTGCTGGCCGAACTCCCGGAGCTGCTGGCCGCGTTGCCGTTCGACTGGCCCCGGATCACCCATGCCACGGTGAACGGCACCGGCTGGCCCGCGCTCCCCTCCCACACCCTCGTCGCCGGCCATGTCGTCCGCCTCCGCAGAACCACCGGCCGCCAAGGCCCGGACACCATCTGCCTGGTCTCCTCCGGCCACGGCCGCTGGGACCTGCTGATCATCCCGCCCACCACCCCTGAGCCCGAGGCCGTCCGCATGATGGCGGAGATGGCCCGCACGGGGGAGCCGACACCGGCCTGA
- a CDS encoding DUF4097 family beta strand repeat-containing protein yields the protein MRVRFIGVVAVAAIGAGSLSACGVLPGKTFRDDAEVSKKITAVRLDSGSGGLTVHGGKGGGTVSVHRAVSYHGDRPQGATHRVKDGVLVLSGCGQSCTVDYTVELPAGIPVSGKTSSGAVDLAKVGPVKLSTSSGDIQLDGVSGAVDARTTNGEITGRGLSGAQISAETSNGAIDLTPATAQNVRAKTSNGAIRLRLPKGPYRVAAETSSGEEHIGIAQDPAARYRLELTTSNGDITAKPA from the coding sequence ATGCGGGTCCGTTTCATCGGCGTCGTCGCGGTGGCCGCCATCGGGGCAGGCAGCCTCAGCGCCTGTGGGGTGCTGCCCGGGAAGACCTTCAGGGACGACGCCGAGGTCTCGAAGAAGATCACGGCCGTCCGCCTGGACAGTGGCTCGGGCGGCCTCACGGTGCACGGCGGCAAGGGCGGGGGCACGGTCTCGGTCCACCGCGCGGTCTCGTACCACGGCGACCGTCCGCAGGGCGCCACCCACCGCGTCAAGGACGGTGTGCTGGTGCTCTCCGGCTGCGGCCAGAGCTGCACCGTGGACTACACGGTCGAGCTGCCGGCCGGTATCCCGGTGAGCGGGAAGACCTCGTCCGGGGCGGTGGATCTGGCCAAGGTGGGCCCGGTGAAGCTGAGCACCAGCTCAGGGGACATCCAGTTGGACGGGGTGAGCGGCGCGGTCGATGCCCGCACCACCAATGGCGAGATCACCGGACGTGGACTGTCGGGCGCGCAGATCTCAGCCGAGACGTCCAACGGGGCGATCGACCTCACCCCCGCCACCGCGCAGAACGTCCGCGCGAAGACCTCCAACGGCGCCATCAGGCTGCGCCTGCCGAAGGGCCCGTACCGGGTCGCCGCCGAGACCAGCAGCGGGGAGGAGCACATAGGCATCGCCCAGGACCCGGCGGCCCGCTACCGCCTGGAGCTGACCACCAGCAACGGGGACATCACCGCGAAGCCCGCCTGA
- the cobN gene encoding cobaltochelatase subunit CobN produces the protein MLLLLSTSDTDLLSARAATGPVPYRLANPARLDVAELPALLEGTDLVVVRLLGGIRAWEEGLEVLLAEDQHRPVVVLTGEQAPDAQLMEQSTVPVGIAAEAHAYLAHGGPANLDQLARFLSDTVLLTGHGFEPPEPAPSWGPLDWEGRNDSGPLIAVLYYRAHHMSGNTAFVRTLCEQIEAAGGRARPLFVASLRAPEPELIEALGSADALVTTVLAAGGSKPAEASAGGDDESWDAGALAALDVPILQALCLTGPRSAWEENDEGLSPLDAASQIAVPEFDGRLITVPFSFKEVDEDGLPVYVADPERAARVAGIAVRHARLRHIPAAEKRLALVLSAYPTKHSRIGNAVGLDTPASAVSLLRRLRADGYDFGDETAEPVPGLESGDGDELIYALIEAGGHDQEWLTEEQLARNPVRIPAADYKRWYATLPQELRDSVEQHWGPPPGEMFVDRSRNPDGDIVLAALRRGNLLILIQPPRGFGENPIAIYHDPDLPPSHHYLAAYRWIAASADDGGFGADAMVHLGKHGNLEWLPGKNAGLSAACGPDAALGDLPLVYPFLVNDPGEGTQAKRRVHATLVDHLVPPMARAESYGDIARLEQLLDEYAAISSMDPAKLPAIRAQIWTLIQAAKLDHDLGMDERPDDDGFDDFLLHVDGWLCEVKDAQIRDGLHVLGGAPSGEARVNLVLSILRARQIWGGTSALPGLREALGLDESAATRTTADEAEATARGLVQAMEDADWDPAAVAKTAEGHPAAVADILDFAARQVVPRLAATTDEIDHAVHALNGGFVPAGPSGSPLRGLVNVLPTGRNFYSVDPKAVPSRLAWETGQALADSLLTRYRDDNGDWPQSVGLSLWGTSAMRTSGDDVAEALALLGVRPVWDDASRRVNGLEPIPLAELGRPRVDVTLRISGFFRDAFPHVIGLLDDAVRLAAGLDEPAAENFVRAHTQADLADHGDERRATTRIFGSRPGTYGAGLLQLIDSRDWRTDADLAEVYTVWGGYAYGRGLEGRPARSEMETAYKRIAVAAKNTDTREHDIADSDDYFQYHGGMVATVKALKGKAPEAYIGDSTRPETVRTRTLVEETSRVFRARVVNPRWIEAMRRHGYKGAFELAATVDYLFGYDATTGVVADWMYDKLAQTYVLDPENRAFLEEANPWALHGIAERLLEAESRGMWEKPDAETLAALRQAFLETEGELEGED, from the coding sequence ATGCTTCTGCTGCTGTCGACCTCCGACACCGACCTGCTCAGCGCCCGCGCGGCCACGGGCCCCGTGCCGTACCGGCTCGCCAACCCCGCCCGCCTCGACGTCGCCGAACTCCCCGCGCTGCTGGAGGGCACCGACCTCGTGGTCGTACGCCTCCTCGGCGGCATCCGCGCCTGGGAGGAGGGCCTGGAGGTGCTGCTCGCCGAGGACCAGCACCGGCCGGTCGTCGTGCTCACCGGTGAACAGGCCCCCGACGCCCAGCTCATGGAGCAGTCCACGGTCCCGGTCGGTATCGCGGCCGAGGCGCACGCCTATCTCGCGCACGGCGGTCCCGCCAACCTCGACCAGCTCGCCCGCTTCCTCTCCGACACGGTGCTGCTGACCGGCCATGGCTTCGAGCCGCCGGAGCCCGCCCCGTCCTGGGGCCCGCTGGACTGGGAAGGGCGCAACGACAGCGGCCCGCTGATCGCTGTGCTCTACTACCGCGCCCACCACATGAGCGGCAACACCGCTTTCGTCCGGACCCTGTGCGAGCAGATCGAGGCGGCCGGCGGGCGCGCCCGGCCGCTGTTCGTGGCCTCCCTCCGGGCCCCCGAGCCGGAGTTGATCGAGGCGCTGGGGAGCGCCGACGCCCTGGTCACCACGGTTCTCGCGGCGGGCGGCAGCAAGCCCGCCGAGGCCTCCGCGGGCGGCGACGACGAGTCCTGGGACGCGGGTGCGCTGGCCGCCCTGGACGTGCCGATCCTTCAGGCCCTGTGCCTGACCGGGCCGCGCAGCGCCTGGGAGGAGAACGACGAGGGACTGTCGCCGCTGGACGCCGCCTCGCAGATCGCGGTCCCCGAGTTCGACGGCCGGCTGATCACCGTCCCGTTCTCCTTCAAGGAGGTCGACGAGGACGGACTGCCGGTCTACGTCGCCGACCCCGAGCGCGCCGCCCGGGTCGCCGGGATCGCCGTCCGGCACGCCCGGCTGCGCCACATCCCGGCCGCGGAGAAGCGCCTCGCGCTGGTGCTGTCCGCCTACCCGACCAAGCACTCCCGTATCGGCAACGCGGTCGGGCTGGACACCCCGGCCAGCGCCGTGTCCCTGCTGCGCCGCCTCCGGGCGGACGGCTACGACTTCGGCGACGAGACCGCCGAGCCGGTCCCGGGCCTGGAGTCCGGCGACGGTGACGAGCTGATCTACGCCCTCATCGAGGCCGGCGGCCACGACCAGGAGTGGCTCACCGAGGAACAGCTCGCCCGTAACCCGGTCCGCATTCCGGCCGCCGACTACAAGCGCTGGTACGCCACGCTGCCGCAGGAACTCCGGGACTCCGTCGAGCAGCACTGGGGGCCGCCGCCCGGCGAGATGTTCGTCGACCGCAGCCGGAACCCCGACGGCGACATCGTGCTGGCCGCGCTGCGCCGCGGGAATCTCCTGATCCTCATCCAGCCGCCGCGCGGCTTCGGCGAGAACCCGATCGCGATCTACCACGACCCCGATCTGCCGCCCTCGCACCACTACTTGGCGGCGTACCGCTGGATCGCGGCCTCCGCCGACGACGGCGGTTTCGGCGCGGACGCCATGGTCCACCTGGGCAAGCACGGCAACCTGGAGTGGCTGCCCGGCAAGAACGCGGGCCTGTCCGCGGCCTGCGGCCCGGACGCCGCCCTCGGTGATCTGCCGCTCGTCTACCCCTTCCTGGTCAACGACCCCGGTGAGGGCACCCAGGCCAAGCGCCGGGTGCACGCCACCCTCGTCGACCACCTCGTCCCGCCGATGGCCCGCGCCGAGTCCTACGGCGACATCGCGCGCCTGGAGCAGCTCCTCGACGAGTACGCGGCCATCTCCTCGATGGACCCGGCCAAGCTGCCCGCGATCCGCGCCCAGATCTGGACGCTGATCCAGGCCGCCAAGCTCGACCACGACCTGGGGATGGACGAACGCCCCGACGACGACGGCTTCGACGACTTCCTGCTGCACGTCGACGGCTGGCTGTGCGAGGTCAAGGACGCCCAGATCCGCGACGGCCTCCATGTGCTGGGCGGCGCGCCGAGCGGCGAGGCACGGGTCAACCTCGTCCTGTCCATCCTGCGCGCCCGCCAGATCTGGGGCGGTACGTCCGCCCTGCCCGGACTGCGGGAGGCGCTCGGCCTGGACGAGTCCGCGGCCACCCGTACGACCGCCGACGAGGCCGAGGCCACCGCCCGCGGCCTGGTACAGGCGATGGAGGACGCGGACTGGGACCCGGCAGCGGTGGCCAAGACAGCCGAGGGGCACCCGGCCGCGGTCGCCGACATCCTCGACTTCGCCGCCCGTCAGGTCGTCCCGCGCCTCGCCGCCACCACCGACGAGATCGACCACGCCGTACACGCCCTCAACGGCGGCTTCGTCCCGGCCGGCCCCTCCGGCTCCCCGCTCCGTGGCCTGGTCAACGTGCTGCCGACGGGCCGGAACTTCTACTCGGTCGACCCCAAGGCCGTGCCCTCCCGCCTTGCCTGGGAGACGGGCCAGGCGCTCGCCGACTCCCTGCTGACGCGCTACCGCGACGACAACGGTGACTGGCCGCAGTCCGTCGGTCTGTCGCTGTGGGGCACCAGCGCCATGCGGACGTCCGGCGACGACGTGGCGGAGGCGCTGGCGCTGCTGGGTGTCCGCCCCGTATGGGACGACGCCTCGCGCCGGGTGAACGGGCTGGAGCCGATCCCCCTCGCCGAGCTCGGCCGCCCCCGTGTCGATGTCACGCTGCGCATCTCCGGCTTCTTCCGGGACGCCTTCCCGCATGTCATCGGCCTGCTCGACGACGCCGTACGACTCGCCGCCGGACTGGACGAGCCGGCCGCGGAGAACTTCGTCCGCGCTCACACCCAGGCCGACCTTGCCGACCACGGTGACGAGCGCCGCGCCACCACCCGCATCTTCGGCTCCCGCCCGGGGACGTACGGCGCGGGCCTGCTCCAGCTGATCGACTCCCGTGACTGGCGCACCGACGCCGACCTGGCCGAGGTCTACACGGTCTGGGGCGGCTACGCCTACGGCCGCGGGCTGGAGGGCCGGCCGGCCCGCTCGGAGATGGAGACCGCCTACAAGCGCATCGCGGTCGCCGCCAAGAACACCGACACCCGCGAGCACGACATCGCGGACTCCGACGACTACTTCCAGTACCACGGCGGCATGGTCGCCACCGTCAAGGCGCTCAAGGGCAAGGCGCCCGAGGCGTACATCGGTGACTCCACCCGCCCGGAGACGGTCCGCACCCGCACCTTGGTCGAGGAGACCTCCCGGGTCTTCCGCGCCCGGGTGGTCAACCCCCGCTGGATCGAGGCGATGCGCCGCCACGGTTACAAGGGCGCCTTCGAACTCGCCGCCACCGTGGACTACTTGTTCGGTTACGACGCCACCACGGGCGTGGTCGCCGACTGGATGTACGACAAGCTCGCCCAGACCTACGTCCTCGACCCCGAGAACCGGGCCTTCCTGGAAGAGGCCAACCCCTGGGCCCTGCACGGGATCGCCGAACGCCTCCTGGAGGCGGAATCCCGCGGCATGTGGGAGAAGCCGGACGCCGAGACGCTGGCGGCGCTGCGCCAGGCCTTCCTGGAGACCGAAGGGGAGCTGGAGGGCGAGGACTGA
- a CDS encoding BlaI/MecI/CopY family transcriptional regulator, translating to MGGQSFGKAPDGGDTPGPGEREGSGRERARRRGQGQLEAQVLAALHEASGPATAAWVQERLGGDLAYTTVMTILSRLHAKQAVTRERSGRAYVWIPAADEAGLAALRMRRVLDGEPDRDAVLASFVSALSAHDEQLLRALLDRATADGPAPADAPATTGHQAASADPGTGPAPHGPRPSATGG from the coding sequence GTGGGCGGGCAGTCCTTCGGGAAGGCGCCGGACGGCGGGGACACCCCTGGTCCGGGGGAACGCGAAGGCTCCGGACGGGAGCGCGCCCGCCGGCGCGGCCAGGGCCAGCTGGAGGCCCAGGTGCTGGCCGCCCTGCACGAGGCATCGGGCCCGGCCACCGCCGCCTGGGTACAGGAACGGCTCGGCGGCGACCTCGCGTACACGACCGTGATGACGATCCTGTCCCGGCTGCACGCCAAGCAGGCCGTCACCCGTGAGCGGTCCGGACGCGCGTACGTCTGGATCCCGGCCGCCGACGAGGCCGGTCTCGCGGCGCTGCGGATGCGCCGCGTACTGGACGGCGAACCGGACCGGGACGCCGTACTGGCCAGCTTTGTCTCCGCGCTGTCCGCGCACGACGAGCAGTTGCTGCGCGCGCTCCTCGACCGCGCCACGGCCGACGGCCCCGCCCCGGCCGACGCCCCGGCGACCACCGGCCACCAGGCCGCGTCCGCAGACCCCGGCACGGGCCCGGCCCCCCACGGGCCCCGTCCCTCGGCGACCGGCGGCTGA